DNA sequence from the bacterium BMS3Abin08 genome:
GATGTATTACCCGGTATGGTCCGCCCTTTATCTGACGCTCTCGAGGGTTATCATAAGCTCTGCTCTTGCGGTTTTCAATGGTAAAATGGGTATATTATTTAAAGGTATTGCAGACTTTGTATCCTCCCCCCCTGCAAGGAATGTGCTGCCCCGTGACAAAAGATGCCTCCTGAAGCCCTTTTTTTGTCATAACAGTATTATACACCGGCTGCTGATAAGTGAATGAAGCTGGGTCAAGAGATTTTCTATCTGTCATTCCGGTAGTTCTTAAGCCGGAATCCAGTGTTTTCAATGCTTTCTGGATGCCCCGAACGCTTTCGGGGCATGATGACTCAACAATAGAGCCGTCATTCCCGCGGTCAGTTGGGCGGGAATCCAGTCTTTTCAGTAACTTCTGGATATCCCGAATGCTTTCGGGGCATGACAAAAATATAAAACAGCACTTTATACACAGACTCTAATTAGTGTCTGTGTATAAAGTCAACAATAGAGCCGTCATTCCCGCGGTCAGTTGGGCGGGAATCCAGTCTTTTCAATAAGTTCTGGATACCCGACTACAGACTTCGGGTATGACAAAAATATAAAACAGCAGTTTATACACAGACTCTAATTAGAGCGGAAATAGATATTTAAGGCGCAATATGGGGTACAGCAAAAAGGTTTATAGGAAGGGTTCTATGTAGCCCAAGCAGTATCAGAAACCCCTCCAACTGTGAGCAAGGGAAAGAAACTTCTTGACGCATTCCTAATAGAAAGGGATAAAATAGTGAATGAAGTAAAAGATGTTATAGAGCAGTTGGAACTTTTTCAGGCGAGATAATGAGCAAAAATCTGATTTCAGAAAACAGAAACACAAGAACTATTAAAACTCTTGAGGAGATTAATGCAATTCTCAAAGAACATAAAGAGGAATTAAGAAAAAGATACAGGATAAAAGAGATCGGTGTGTTTGGTTCTTATGTAAGGGGTGAGCAGAAGAAAAGAGGTAGTGATGTTGATATACTTGTTGAGTTTGATGAATTACCCGATATTTTCATGTTTATTGACTTGGAAGACCACCTAAGTAGATTGCTGAGGAAAAAGGTTGATCTTGTAAGAAAAGGAGCTATAAGACCTGAACTCAAAGATATTATTTTCAATGAAACAGTGTATATATGACAAGAGATTACAAATTATTTATCAAGGATATCCTTCGGGCAATAGATGATATAGAGACCTTTATTGCCGGGCAGGATTATGAAAAGTTCATTGCAGATGAGAAGACCAAGAGCGCGGTTGTATGGCAGATACATATAATTGGTGAGGCAGCAAAAAATATACCCAAGCTCCGACCTACGACCTATGGTCGGAGAGTTTGACCTCTTTGTTGTAGAAAACTGATTTCTCCGTGTCTTCCCGAAAGCTTTCGGGATGGTTTATCTTGCATTATTTATTCTCCCACACAATTCCCTGATGAGCTTTATTTATTAACCCCGCTCTCTGCTGTGGGGTTTCCTTAAGCTAAATCAGCAGAGAAAGGTTAAGGCAATTTGGTATTATAGAAACAGGGGAGCCTGATAAATAATCCGATATTATCATAATGGAGGTAACTATGCCAAAATTGAAGGATGTTGATGTTAATTATGACCAAATTCGAGAATTAGTTAGTCAGCTTGATTTCGAAAAGAAGATGGACCTGATAAGAGAGGTTGTTAGAGAAAGGGGATATAAGAAGAACTTCTATGTTTATACAGAAGGGTTAACAAAAAAGTATAACATACCCAGGATGAGTGAAAAGGAGCTTGATACCTTTCTCCATGAGAAGAATTGAGGGAGATCGACTTTTTTGATTGCTAAGGTTGTTATTGATAGCAATATTTATATCTCTGCTATCTTTTGGGGTGGAAAACCAAGAGAAGTAGTAGACTTGGGGCGAGATGAGAAAGTCCTTATTTTTAGTTCATCCAACATAGATAAAGAAATATCTGAAAAACTAAGGACAAAATTCAAACTTGATGAGGATGAAATAAACCGAATCCTTTTAGATTTTTCCACTTTTACCATACCCCTAAAGATTACTAAACATATTGAGGCTGTACCTGATGATCCCGATGATAATAAATTCATAGAATGCGCTATTTTATGCAAGGCAGATTACATTGTTTCAGGCGATAGACATCTGTTAAAACTAAAAAAATATGCTGGAATAAGAATTTTAAAAGCTTCAG
Encoded proteins:
- a CDS encoding nucleotidyltransferase domain protein, whose translation is MSKNLISENRNTRTIKTLEEINAILKEHKEELRKRYRIKEIGVFGSYVRGEQKKRGSDVDILVEFDELPDIFMFIDLEDHLSRLLRKKVDLVRKGAIRPELKDIIFNETVYI